One Paraburkholderia flagellata genomic window carries:
- a CDS encoding phosphatase PAP2 family protein, with product MNSFDTVILGALTQLQLPPAVNHAIAVIADLYTFKGYLLIPLLWWIWVQPHERRAWRREIVLATLASGLIALAVGRLLARCLPFRERPLFTPELHLHFASSPVELAGLMHWSSFPSDHAMLWMAVATGIFIVWRGIGVLALLSVAAFVCFPRAYLGYHYPTDLLAGALIGIVITWIMTRRAVRRRTVKPAMRYIMRYPGPAVALGFLLCFELVTQFDDLLRLAHSVLHTAS from the coding sequence ATGAACAGCTTCGATACCGTCATTCTGGGAGCCCTCACCCAACTCCAGCTTCCTCCTGCCGTCAATCACGCAATCGCAGTGATTGCCGATCTCTACACGTTCAAGGGTTATCTGTTGATTCCGCTGTTGTGGTGGATCTGGGTCCAGCCACACGAGCGGCGCGCGTGGCGCCGTGAGATCGTGCTCGCCACGCTGGCAAGTGGCCTGATTGCACTAGCGGTGGGACGCCTCCTTGCGCGCTGTCTGCCCTTCAGGGAGCGGCCGCTATTCACACCGGAACTCCATCTGCATTTCGCCTCGTCACCCGTGGAGCTCGCCGGGCTGATGCACTGGAGTTCCTTTCCAAGCGATCACGCCATGCTGTGGATGGCGGTGGCGACGGGCATCTTCATCGTGTGGCGTGGCATTGGCGTGCTTGCGTTATTGTCCGTCGCGGCATTCGTGTGCTTTCCGCGCGCGTATCTGGGTTATCACTACCCGACCGATCTGCTCGCCGGCGCCCTGATCGGCATTGTAATTACCTGGATCATGACGCGCAGAGCCGTGAGAAGGCGCACGGTCAAGCCCGCGATGCGCTACATCATGCGCTATCCCGGTCCTGCTGTGGCGCTCGGATTTCTGCTGTGTTTCGAACTGGTCACGCAGTTCGACGATCTTCTGCGGCTCGCCCATTCGGTATTGCATACGGCGAGTTGA
- a CDS encoding ABC transporter ATP-binding protein, which produces MLRFENLGKRYGERVIFHGLHHACGAGCVALCDENGSGKSTLLGILAGAIDADEGEVWLNGHSLRGAALEAKSALAYVPDDCMSYPFQTGRAFLELVASEKKTAVDARTLDLADRFGLTPHLEKRFEQMSFGTRKKIFLTATTLGKPAVVIADEPGSGLDAAARAVLIDLFKNLAKDSAVFFSSHDLRLAQACEAKVTSFADLGAAV; this is translated from the coding sequence ATGCTTCGATTCGAAAACCTCGGCAAACGCTATGGCGAGCGCGTTATTTTCCATGGACTGCATCACGCTTGCGGCGCGGGATGCGTGGCGCTATGCGATGAAAACGGCAGTGGCAAGTCCACGTTGCTTGGCATTCTTGCCGGCGCGATCGACGCCGACGAAGGGGAGGTTTGGCTCAACGGTCATTCGCTGCGTGGCGCAGCGCTCGAGGCGAAATCCGCCTTGGCGTATGTGCCCGACGACTGTATGTCGTATCCGTTCCAAACCGGGCGGGCGTTTCTCGAACTCGTGGCGTCGGAAAAGAAGACAGCCGTCGACGCGCGCACGCTCGATCTTGCTGACCGCTTTGGCCTTACGCCACATCTTGAGAAGCGCTTTGAGCAGATGTCGTTCGGCACCCGCAAGAAAATCTTCCTGACGGCGACGACACTAGGCAAGCCTGCCGTCGTTATCGCGGACGAACCCGGCAGCGGACTCGACGCCGCCGCGCGCGCTGTTCTCATCGACCTATTCAAGAATCTGGCCAAAGATAGCGCGGTCTTTTTTTCGAGTCACGATTTGCGCCTTGCGCAAGCTTGCGAGGCAAAAGTCACCAGCTTTGCGGATCTGGGTGCGGCCGTGTGA
- a CDS encoding pyridoxal-phosphate dependent enzyme, translating to MNLHFETPLMESRALSVLGEQSVWLKLDALQPCGSFKIRGIGHACTVHRSRGAQRFVSSSGGNAGLAVAYAGRRLGIPVVVVVPETTTERAKELLRLESAEVVVHGSSWQEANQFAQTLRGATDAFLHPFDDPLLWHGHASMIDEIAQARFKPDAVVLSVGGGGLLSGVVEGLQRNHWHDVPVLAVETEGAASFQAAVEAGHTVELPCISSVATSLGAKRVCEQALQCAHEHPVHSLVVSDFSALAACERFLADHRILVEPACGAALSVAYDGHPALANYRKILVVVCGGATATIDQIRAWAGESDRR from the coding sequence ATGAATCTGCACTTTGAAACCCCTTTGATGGAATCGCGCGCCTTGAGCGTCCTCGGTGAACAATCCGTGTGGCTCAAACTCGACGCGCTGCAGCCGTGTGGATCATTCAAGATCCGGGGCATCGGCCACGCGTGCACCGTCCATCGAAGCCGTGGAGCGCAGCGTTTCGTTTCCTCCTCCGGGGGCAATGCGGGTCTTGCCGTTGCCTATGCGGGTCGGCGCCTGGGTATTCCTGTTGTCGTGGTGGTACCGGAAACGACGACGGAGCGCGCCAAAGAGCTGCTCCGCCTGGAAAGTGCCGAGGTCGTGGTGCACGGCAGTTCCTGGCAAGAGGCAAACCAGTTCGCACAGACTTTGCGCGGTGCCACAGACGCCTTTCTGCATCCATTCGACGATCCGCTGCTATGGCACGGCCATGCCTCGATGATCGATGAAATTGCCCAAGCCCGGTTCAAGCCGGACGCCGTAGTGCTTTCCGTCGGCGGCGGTGGTCTGCTTTCCGGCGTGGTGGAAGGCCTGCAGCGCAATCATTGGCACGATGTGCCCGTGCTGGCTGTCGAAACCGAAGGCGCCGCTTCGTTCCAAGCAGCAGTCGAGGCGGGTCATACGGTGGAGTTGCCGTGTATCTCCAGCGTCGCCACGTCGCTCGGCGCCAAGCGGGTGTGCGAACAGGCATTGCAGTGCGCGCACGAGCACCCCGTACACAGCCTTGTCGTGTCGGACTTCAGCGCACTCGCTGCCTGCGAGCGCTTTCTTGCGGATCACCGCATTCTGGTTGAGCCGGCTTGCGGCGCGGCGCTGTCCGTCGCTTATGACGGGCATCCGGCGTTGGCCAATTACAGGAAGATTCTGGTTGTCGTATGCGGCGGCGCCACGGCTACCATCGATCAGATTCGCGCGTGGGCAGGCGAATCAGATCGCCGATGA
- a CDS encoding MFS transporter, giving the protein MTGMDDAWRRRWLLVIAGGLVMGAALGVRNVQGLFLLPVTLDRGWSRETFGLALALQNLLWGVAQPLTGMISDRFGSARVIFAGALLYALGLAMMALSATPGVYTFGVGVVLGVALSGTAFGAVYGALSRLFAADQRSWALSVAGMFGGLGQFCVVPLTQGLIGRFGWVAAILVLAAVMLASAPLAAWLRDRPVERSGATDSHDTLRRAVGAAFAHRGFWLLNLGFLSCGFQLAFIGAHLPAYLLDKGMSAREASLALALIALANTAGTFLCGYAGGFLRRKYLLSGIYFARAGVMALFLALPLSPLTLYVFAFAMGFMWLGTVPLTSGIVSQMFGVRYISTLFGFVFLGHQIGSFFGVWLGGVAFDATHSYDLLWQGSIALGILAGVMHLPIDDERVVQRVMIAGQPS; this is encoded by the coding sequence ATGACCGGAATGGACGATGCATGGCGCCGCCGCTGGCTGCTCGTGATTGCGGGCGGACTGGTGATGGGCGCGGCGCTAGGCGTACGCAACGTGCAAGGGCTTTTTCTGCTGCCCGTTACGCTCGATCGCGGCTGGTCGCGTGAGACGTTCGGCCTCGCGCTCGCGCTGCAAAACCTGCTGTGGGGCGTCGCACAGCCGCTCACCGGCATGATCTCCGACCGCTTCGGCTCCGCGCGCGTGATCTTCGCGGGCGCGCTGCTCTATGCGCTCGGCCTTGCGATGATGGCGTTGAGCGCAACGCCTGGCGTCTACACGTTCGGCGTGGGCGTGGTACTCGGCGTTGCATTGTCCGGAACGGCGTTCGGCGCGGTCTATGGTGCGCTCTCGCGGCTTTTCGCAGCCGATCAGCGTAGCTGGGCGCTGAGCGTGGCCGGCATGTTCGGCGGCCTTGGCCAGTTCTGCGTCGTGCCGCTCACGCAAGGGCTGATCGGCAGATTCGGCTGGGTCGCGGCCATTCTCGTGCTCGCCGCCGTGATGCTCGCAAGCGCGCCGCTCGCGGCATGGCTGCGCGATCGGCCGGTGGAGCGCAGCGGCGCGACCGATTCGCACGACACACTGCGCCGCGCTGTGGGAGCAGCGTTTGCGCATCGCGGGTTCTGGCTGCTCAATCTGGGCTTTTTGTCGTGCGGCTTCCAGCTCGCATTCATCGGCGCGCACCTGCCCGCTTATTTGCTCGACAAAGGCATGAGCGCGCGCGAGGCGAGCCTGGCGCTCGCACTGATCGCGCTGGCCAACACAGCGGGCACGTTTTTATGCGGCTACGCCGGCGGCTTTCTGCGCCGCAAATATCTGCTCTCGGGAATCTACTTCGCGCGCGCAGGTGTGATGGCGCTGTTCCTCGCCTTGCCACTCTCGCCGCTCACGCTTTATGTGTTCGCGTTCGCGATGGGATTCATGTGGCTCGGCACCGTACCGCTGACGAGCGGGATCGTTTCACAGATGTTCGGCGTGCGCTACATCTCGACGCTCTTCGGCTTCGTATTTCTCGGGCATCAGATCGGCAGCTTCTTTGGCGTCTGGCTCGGCGGCGTGGCGTTCGATGCGACCCATAGCTACGACCTGCTTTGGCAAGGCTCGATTGCGCTCGGCATTCTGGCCGGCGTCATGCACTTGCCGATCGACGACGAACGGGTTGTGCAACGCGTCATGATTGCGGGCCAACCCTCGTGA
- a CDS encoding isochorismatase family protein has protein sequence MLHSLSESIVVLIDLQTKLMPAIHDGASVAAQAVRLGRIARGLDVPVIGTEQNPAALGENAKEIKDLCSITVAKHHFDATVDGLIDALPQGRARVIIAGCEAHVCVLQTAIGLLHRGLSVTLVIDAMGSRKIVDKEAAIARLNKAGADVATVEMVAFEWLRSSQHPRFRDMLQLIK, from the coding sequence ATGCTGCATAGCCTTTCCGAATCGATCGTAGTTCTGATCGACTTGCAAACGAAACTGATGCCTGCGATTCACGACGGCGCATCCGTTGCCGCTCAAGCCGTTCGGCTCGGACGGATTGCTCGGGGGCTCGATGTTCCCGTTATCGGGACAGAGCAAAATCCGGCGGCGCTTGGCGAGAACGCGAAGGAAATAAAAGACCTGTGCTCGATTACTGTTGCAAAGCACCATTTCGACGCCACTGTCGATGGTCTGATCGACGCTCTGCCTCAAGGGCGAGCCCGAGTGATCATTGCGGGATGCGAAGCGCATGTCTGCGTGCTGCAGACGGCGATCGGTTTGTTGCATCGCGGTCTATCGGTCACGCTCGTTATTGATGCGATGGGTTCGCGCAAAATCGTCGATAAAGAGGCGGCAATCGCGCGGTTGAACAAAGCGGGCGCCGACGTGGCGACGGTCGAGATGGTCGCGTTTGAGTGGTTGCGCTCGAGCCAGCACCCGCGATTTCGCGACATGCTGCAGCTGATCAAGTAA
- a CDS encoding DUF1488 domain-containing protein, whose protein sequence is MLIHFPDESAFYYASGTIRFRAVVDGTWVMCEISPEALEDYFRARAGRAGLLEAFATHRKEIESITRQILPYRLASGRCQLFLRDCLRKPGTTEVDIGRNKGIVETVRRNDTPDTSARMPAVRYVHEAGNALT, encoded by the coding sequence GTGCTAATACATTTTCCAGATGAAAGTGCCTTCTACTATGCGAGCGGCACGATCCGGTTTCGCGCCGTCGTCGACGGCACATGGGTCATGTGCGAGATCTCTCCAGAGGCACTTGAAGATTATTTTCGTGCGCGCGCCGGTCGCGCCGGCCTGTTGGAGGCCTTCGCGACACATAGGAAGGAGATCGAATCAATCACAAGACAAATTCTGCCGTACCGCCTTGCTTCGGGACGCTGCCAGCTTTTCTTGCGCGACTGCCTTCGCAAGCCGGGAACGACCGAAGTAGACATAGGCCGCAACAAGGGTATCGTAGAAACTGTCCGACGCAACGATACGCCAGACACAAGCGCGCGCATGCCTGCGGTCAGGTACGTTCACGAGGCCGGCAATGCTCTGACGTGA
- a CDS encoding pentapeptide repeat-containing protein: MRSNTNEPSNGEGALFSGLTFDREALIRLLRECGDGPTFEHCSFSGEDLSNLDLRAARFSQCNFEHALMEHCELARTRWLACKCAAARFRYANVSDARFCRSDLNNTDWTGSKLASAAFTEVKLTGARFVDARTLGLSFHDSLLVGADLRGLSFRKQTLEALNFSDADLSDCDFRDAVFEGGSLGNAQLQNSRFDGADLRSVDLSGFRLSDVLQHLKGTILSVDQAVMLIGDCGVRVM; encoded by the coding sequence ATGCGCAGCAACACAAATGAGCCATCAAATGGAGAAGGCGCGCTGTTCAGCGGTTTGACCTTCGACCGCGAAGCGCTGATCCGCCTGCTTCGAGAGTGTGGTGACGGACCGACGTTCGAGCACTGCAGTTTCAGCGGCGAAGATCTTTCCAATCTTGATCTGCGAGCCGCCCGATTCTCACAGTGCAACTTCGAGCACGCCCTCATGGAGCACTGCGAACTCGCAAGAACCCGCTGGTTGGCGTGCAAGTGCGCTGCTGCAAGGTTTCGCTACGCCAATGTGAGTGACGCGCGTTTCTGCCGGAGCGATCTCAACAATACCGATTGGACAGGCTCGAAACTCGCATCAGCGGCGTTTACCGAGGTCAAACTGACGGGCGCACGCTTTGTCGATGCCCGCACACTGGGGCTTAGCTTCCACGATTCCCTGCTTGTTGGCGCAGATCTGCGGGGGCTCTCGTTTCGCAAGCAAACCCTGGAGGCGCTCAATTTTTCCGACGCGGATTTGTCTGACTGCGACTTTCGCGACGCTGTGTTCGAAGGCGGCAGCCTTGGCAATGCACAGTTGCAAAACAGTCGCTTCGACGGCGCCGACCTACGCTCTGTAGACCTAAGTGGTTTTCGTCTCTCCGACGTTCTGCAGCATCTCAAAGGCACGATACTCTCGGTCGATCAGGCCGTGATGCTGATCGGAGACTGCGGAGTGCGGGTGATGTAG
- a CDS encoding LysR substrate-binding domain-containing protein codes for MSVPLVKLPPLDLIRGFVAVGRRMSITLAADDLCVTQSAVSRQIAALEEALGVRLFNRGYRSISLTPEGERLLRVSDSVVQQMQEIVGALAAPQTRQPVTITASIGIAGLWLLPRIGELQRLLPDIDLRLATSEKVLDLRAEGIDLALRYAPARIAAEASSRAVHLYDEYVLPVAHPSLNVKKLDAAMLARHVLLEFEGVRRPMLRWADHLGARGLDSAPLRGVLRFNQYDQVIQAAIAGRGIALGRLALVQPLLADGRLAAIGNARAVGPTGYAYWLHQADETPRDDVRAVIDWIVEQARQSQIT; via the coding sequence ATGTCAGTGCCGCTGGTGAAACTCCCTCCGCTCGACCTCATTCGCGGCTTCGTGGCAGTGGGCCGGCGCATGAGCATCACGCTCGCCGCCGACGACCTGTGCGTGACGCAGTCCGCCGTGAGCCGCCAGATCGCCGCACTCGAAGAGGCGCTGGGCGTGCGCCTGTTCAACCGCGGCTATCGTTCGATCTCGCTCACGCCGGAGGGCGAGCGCCTGCTGCGCGTTTCGGACAGCGTGGTACAGCAGATGCAGGAAATCGTCGGCGCGCTGGCCGCGCCGCAAACACGCCAGCCGGTGACGATCACGGCCAGCATCGGGATTGCGGGCCTCTGGCTGCTGCCGCGTATCGGTGAGCTGCAACGCCTGCTTCCCGATATCGATCTGCGCCTCGCGACGTCCGAGAAGGTGCTCGATCTGCGCGCCGAAGGCATCGATCTCGCGTTGCGCTACGCGCCCGCACGCATCGCTGCCGAAGCATCGAGTCGCGCGGTGCATCTGTACGACGAATACGTCCTGCCGGTCGCGCATCCGTCGTTGAACGTCAAAAAGCTCGACGCGGCCATGCTCGCGCGCCACGTGCTGCTCGAGTTCGAAGGCGTGCGCCGCCCGATGCTTCGCTGGGCTGATCATCTGGGCGCACGCGGCCTCGACAGCGCACCGCTTCGCGGCGTGCTGCGCTTCAACCAGTACGATCAGGTCATTCAGGCCGCCATTGCCGGCCGCGGCATCGCACTCGGGCGCCTCGCGCTCGTTCAGCCGCTGCTTGCCGACGGAAGGCTCGCCGCCATCGGCAATGCGCGCGCCGTTGGCCCGACCGGCTACGCCTACTGGCTGCATCAGGCCGACGAAACCCCGCGCGACGACGTACGCGCCGTCATCGACTGGATCGTCGAACAGGCTCGCCAAAGCCAGATCACATGA